One Mycoavidus sp. B2-EB genomic region harbors:
- the kdpE gene encoding two-component system response regulator KdpE, giving the protein MTESAIHIVLIEDEKSICRFVRISLEAEGMVVHEANTGQQGLIAAATRHPGLIIVDLGLPDMDGLDVIRELRSWSELPIIVLSARTQELEKVAALDAGADDYLTKPFGVSELLARIRAHLRRYSRAEANLAATVTFGLITVELALRQVKRAGEVIHLTPLEYRLITTLIRHAGRVLTHRQLLREVWGPSHIESHHYLRIYMGHLRQKLERDPAQPEHIMTETGVGYRLVGVD; this is encoded by the coding sequence ATGACCGAGTCTGCGATTCACATTGTATTAATCGAAGACGAAAAATCGATTTGTCGTTTTGTGCGGATTTCGCTTGAAGCGGAAGGGATGGTGGTGCATGAGGCGAATACTGGACAGCAAGGGTTGATTGCTGCCGCCACGCGCCATCCTGGGCTGATTATTGTCGACCTTGGGCTACCGGATATGGATGGCTTAGATGTGATTCGAGAATTGCGTAGTTGGAGTGAGCTGCCAATCATCGTATTGTCCGCACGAACGCAAGAACTTGAAAAAGTCGCAGCGCTGGATGCGGGGGCGGATGATTACTTGACTAAACCCTTTGGCGTATCTGAGCTATTGGCTAGAATACGCGCGCATTTACGTCGGTATAGCCGCGCCGAGGCAAATTTGGCGGCTACCGTGACATTTGGCTTAATTACGGTTGAGTTGGCACTGCGGCAAGTTAAACGCGCGGGTGAGGTGATCCATCTCACGCCGCTTGAATACCGCCTTATCACAACGCTAATTCGCCATGCTGGGCGTGTGCTGACGCATCGTCAACTATTGCGCGAGGTATGGGGGCCCTCTCATATCGAAAGCCATCACTATTTGCGGATCTATATGGGACATTTGCGCCAAAAATTAGAGCGCGATCCGGCGCAGCCTGAGCACATTATGACGGAAACTGGGGTGGGGTATCGGTTAGTTGGGGTGGATTAG
- a CDS encoding ATP-binding protein: protein MWVIERLIERLLVNLLENAAKYTPRGTRLEMSAISIVEHGQSMVRVMLDDQGLGLPPGMETHLFEKFTRGEKESTQPGVGLGLAICRSIVEAHQGKVGAENLYKTKDSTQPSGARFWFTLPLEISDSVAEEIGLSSDTADAAKWQGAR from the coding sequence CTGTGGGTAATTGAAAGGTTAATTGAGCGTTTACTCGTGAATCTATTGGAAAATGCCGCTAAGTACACACCGCGCGGAACGCGGCTTGAAATGAGTGCAATTTCCATCGTGGAGCATGGCCAGTCCATGGTGCGTGTGATGCTTGACGATCAGGGACTGGGCCTACCACCGGGAATGGAAACACATCTCTTCGAAAAATTCACACGTGGCGAAAAGGAGTCAACCCAGCCTGGGGTTGGCCTGGGCCTGGCGATTTGTCGCTCTATTGTGGAAGCTCATCAAGGTAAGGTAGGGGCTGAAAATCTTTATAAAACCAAAGATTCAACGCAACCCAGCGGTGCCCGTTTCTGGTTTACATTACCGCTTGAAATATCTGACTCTGTCGCGGAAGAAATTGGACTCTCTAGTGATACAGCAGATGCAGCCAAGTGGCAAGGAGCAAGATAA
- a CDS encoding IS4 family transposase — MLKRKRGKDSRVGKSEDQKWFEEEIGQNKFRDERLTKRFRLVLERLWSYVGQSIPMAFQDWSNTKAAYRFFSNAKVSEQEILSGHYEATQKRFEASRGPILVLQDTTEFSYKREHPEWIGATREVAGRKDQMGKNIKYTVCGILMHSSLLVTTQGVPLGLAAIKFWTRKKFKGTRALKCKINPTRIPIEEKESYRWLENLRQSTALLSDPQRCVHVGDRESDIYELFCLAQELQTNFLVRTCVDRLATDGKHTISQEMEEVRVNGIHRITVRDSKGKEHRAVLELRYHRIKVLPPIGKQRRYPPLHLTVIHAFERDAPASREPIEWKLITNLSVTSRKQAIEKLDWYALRWKIEVFHKVLKSGCKAEESKLRTAERLVNLISIFCVVSWRIFWMTMLHRAAPDISAEIALTPSEMQRLDQLVKDKPKNVNANPLTRYIIKLAQLGGYLARTGDPPPGNTVIWRGLRKLIDIQIGFELAHNCG, encoded by the coding sequence ATGTTAAAAAGAAAGCGTGGCAAAGATAGCAGGGTAGGAAAGAGTGAAGATCAGAAATGGTTTGAAGAGGAGATAGGACAGAATAAGTTCCGCGATGAACGCCTTACGAAGAGATTTAGGCTGGTCCTAGAGCGTTTGTGGTCTTACGTTGGTCAGAGTATTCCGATGGCCTTTCAGGACTGGAGTAACACGAAAGCAGCCTACCGGTTTTTTTCGAATGCTAAAGTGAGCGAACAGGAAATCCTAAGTGGGCATTACGAAGCAACTCAAAAGCGGTTTGAAGCCTCAAGAGGCCCCATATTAGTATTGCAGGATACGACCGAATTCTCATATAAACGAGAGCATCCGGAGTGGATAGGCGCGACGCGTGAAGTTGCAGGTCGCAAAGACCAGATGGGGAAGAACATCAAATATACGGTGTGTGGGATTTTGATGCATTCGAGTCTGCTGGTTACCACACAAGGTGTTCCACTGGGGTTGGCAGCAATCAAATTCTGGACGCGCAAGAAGTTCAAGGGGACCAGGGCCCTCAAGTGTAAAATTAATCCAACACGCATTCCGATCGAAGAGAAGGAAAGTTATCGGTGGCTCGAGAATTTGCGGCAATCCACCGCATTGCTTAGCGATCCCCAGCGGTGTGTCCATGTAGGTGATCGCGAAAGCGACATTTACGAACTCTTCTGTTTAGCGCAAGAGCTCCAAACAAATTTCTTGGTTCGGACCTGTGTGGATCGGCTCGCAACAGATGGGAAGCATACGATCTCGCAAGAAATGGAAGAGGTTCGCGTTAATGGAATACATCGAATTACGGTTCGAGACTCTAAGGGTAAGGAGCATCGAGCTGTGCTGGAGCTTCGATATCATCGCATAAAGGTGTTGCCTCCCATCGGCAAACAGCGTCGTTACCCGCCTTTGCATCTGACGGTGATTCATGCATTTGAACGGGACGCACCTGCAAGCAGAGAGCCTATTGAATGGAAGTTGATCACCAATTTATCCGTGACTTCTCGCAAGCAAGCTATTGAAAAATTGGACTGGTATGCACTACGCTGGAAAATAGAGGTATTCCACAAAGTCCTCAAATCAGGCTGTAAGGCTGAAGAGTCCAAGCTGCGTACAGCTGAGCGGCTAGTCAATCTCATTTCTATATTCTGTGTCGTGAGTTGGCGTATCTTCTGGATGACTATGCTACATCGAGCTGCGCCAGATATATCGGCTGAAATCGCGCTGACGCCTTCTGAAATGCAGCGGCTTGATCAATTGGTCAAAGATAAGCCGAAAAATGTAAATGCCAATCCTCTTACACGGTACATCATTAAGCTAGCTCAACTAGGGGGCTATCTAGCTCGAACCGGTGATCCTCCTCCTGGTAACACCGTTATCTGGCGTGGGTTACGAAAACTTATTGATATACAGATCGGTTTTGAACTCGCTCATAATTGTGGGTAA
- a CDS encoding DUF4118 domain-containing protein: MERPDPDELLDKLQRSAEKRRRGRLKIFFGACAGVGKTCAMLKAARCRQAEGEDVVVGIVETHGRAETNDLLAGLEVLPRQKLTQHGRLLSEFDLDVALLRKPALILVDELAHTNVAGARHLKRWQDVCELLEAGIDVDTTINVQHLGSLNDIVGRITGIQVREIVPDHIFDLAEEVMLVDLPVEELLMRLRDGKVYLPQQAERATQHFFRKGNLIALRELALRRTADRVDAQMREYRADRSIQSVWQARERLLVCLGPGPENLNLVRAAARLATALKADWIAAYVETPKLQRLGDAQRTRIFAALKLAQELGAETVTPNGTDIAAQLTAYARLRNVSKFVVGAPLRTRLANRLSQPLGMKLLRQAADIDVILIATDAKEVPATLNFPRHTLCTNKKSAAPSSHFIWHRYLKAGAICALITWLATAFLVHIDLTNLAMLYLLGVIFAAARLGRGPGIFASFLSVVAFDFFFVSPRFSLAVSDAEYLLTFLGLLVTSLVISHLTSNLRREARIATYREQRTSTLYAMTRELAAALTTEQIIEIGSRHISEIFQAKISILLPDSLDRVCQKIEKPNPPWNLDEGQIDLGIAQWAYHQAQAAGQGTDTLRAAPALYLPLRAPMRTRGVLALIPQQQLSAPEQKQLLDTLTAQVALALERVHYVEVAQDALVSMESERMRNALLAAISHDLRTPLTSIVGFASMLMSKSIERATHTELIVAIHDEALAMNRLVTNLLDMARLQAGEIQLNRQWLMLEEVIGSALHQCRHLLAGHLTQVQLPPNLPLLKLDAVLIDLQLPTIMSEFKTDLYINKFS; encoded by the coding sequence GTGGAAAGACCTGATCCAGATGAGCTGCTGGATAAACTGCAACGTAGCGCAGAAAAACGGCGGCGCGGCCGACTTAAAATTTTTTTTGGCGCCTGTGCTGGCGTTGGTAAAACGTGTGCAATGTTAAAGGCTGCACGTTGCCGTCAAGCGGAAGGCGAGGATGTGGTGGTCGGTATTGTAGAGACCCATGGCCGGGCTGAAACGAATGACTTGCTGGCCGGCTTAGAGGTGCTGCCACGTCAAAAATTGACCCAGCACGGGCGCTTATTATCTGAATTTGATCTAGATGTAGCGCTCTTGCGTAAGCCGGCTTTAATCTTAGTGGATGAACTGGCCCATACCAATGTGGCGGGTGCGCGCCATTTAAAACGCTGGCAAGATGTTTGCGAATTATTGGAAGCAGGCATTGATGTAGACACTACGATTAACGTTCAGCATCTGGGCAGTTTAAACGATATCGTGGGCCGCATCACGGGTATTCAAGTGCGCGAAATCGTGCCTGATCATATATTCGATTTGGCTGAAGAAGTGATGCTGGTTGATTTGCCGGTGGAAGAGTTGCTGATGCGTTTGCGCGATGGCAAAGTGTATTTGCCACAACAGGCGGAGCGGGCGACGCAACATTTTTTCCGTAAAGGCAATCTAATTGCGCTGCGTGAACTCGCATTGCGGCGCACCGCTGATCGCGTGGATGCGCAGATGCGCGAGTATCGCGCGGATCGTTCAATCCAATCTGTCTGGCAAGCGCGTGAGCGGCTTCTAGTTTGCCTTGGGCCTGGCCCAGAAAACCTCAATTTAGTGCGCGCAGCGGCGCGCCTTGCCACTGCTTTGAAGGCGGATTGGATTGCAGCTTACGTCGAAACCCCAAAATTGCAGCGGCTAGGTGACGCGCAACGGACCCGCATCTTTGCTGCGCTCAAATTGGCGCAAGAATTGGGGGCGGAAACCGTGACGCCGAATGGCACCGACATAGCAGCTCAACTCACCGCTTATGCACGGCTACGCAATGTGTCAAAATTTGTGGTGGGCGCACCGCTTCGTACTCGCTTAGCAAATAGATTAAGCCAACCATTGGGCATGAAGTTGCTGCGACAGGCTGCAGATATCGATGTGATATTAATCGCGACAGATGCCAAAGAGGTGCCCGCTACTTTAAATTTTCCTCGGCACACTCTATGCACCAATAAGAAATCCGCAGCGCCCTCAAGCCATTTTATCTGGCATCGTTATTTGAAAGCCGGGGCGATTTGCGCTTTGATTACGTGGCTAGCCACGGCTTTTTTAGTGCATATTGATTTGACCAATTTGGCCATGCTTTACTTGCTTGGCGTAATTTTTGCTGCAGCTCGACTGGGGCGTGGGCCAGGTATATTCGCTTCATTTTTAAGTGTAGTTGCTTTCGATTTCTTTTTTGTGTCACCCCGTTTTTCTTTAGCTGTGTCAGATGCAGAATATCTACTCACCTTTTTAGGACTGCTAGTGACTTCGCTGGTGATCAGTCATTTGACCTCTAACTTGCGGCGCGAAGCGCGCATTGCCACGTATCGCGAACAGCGTACAAGCACGCTGTATGCAATGACCCGTGAGTTGGCGGCAGCACTGACGACAGAACAGATTATTGAAATTGGCAGTCGCCATATTAGTGAGATTTTTCAAGCCAAGATCTCGATTTTGCTGCCAGATAGTCTAGATAGAGTGTGTCAAAAAATTGAAAAGCCGAATCCGCCCTGGAACTTAGACGAGGGGCAGATTGATCTTGGCATTGCGCAGTGGGCCTATCATCAGGCGCAAGCAGCAGGGCAAGGCACAGATACCTTAAGGGCGGCGCCAGCGCTTTATTTGCCGCTCAGAGCTCCCATGCGCACACGCGGCGTGTTGGCGCTGATTCCTCAGCAGCAGCTCAGTGCGCCTGAGCAGAAGCAATTGCTCGATACTCTAACAGCGCAGGTCGCATTAGCTCTAGAGCGAGTGCATTATGTTGAAGTCGCGCAAGATGCGTTAGTCTCGATGGAGTCAGAGCGGATGCGTAACGCACTCCTTGCCGCAATTTCGCACGATTTGCGCACGCCGCTCACTTCAATTGTGGGTTTTGCCTCAATGTTAATGTCTAAGTCGATAGAGCGCGCCACCCATACTGAGCTGATTGTAGCGATTCACGATGAGGCGCTCGCAATGAATCGGCTGGTCACGAATTTGCTGGATATGGCGCGTTTGCAGGCCGGCGAGATTCAACTCAATCGCCAGTGGCTGATGCTCGAAGAAGTGATTGGCAGCGCCTTGCATCAGTGCCGTCATTTGCTGGCTGGACATTTAACTCAAGTGCAACTACCGCCTAATTTGCCTCTGCTGAAACTGGATGCAGTGTTAATTGACTTGCAATTACCCACAATTATGAGCGAGTTCAAAACCGATCTGTATATCAATAAGTTTTCGTAA
- the kdpC gene encoding potassium-transporting ATPase subunit KdpC encodes MKNLFRPLFVLFAALTVLTGVLYPAVVTGLGRLAFPSQVEGSLLYRDGKVVGSQLIGQHFDAAHYFWGRPSATASVPYDAQSSSGSNWGPTHPALANGVKERIAKLRASDPQQTQPVPIDLVTASASGLDPDISLAAAQYQAPRVARARHMSLAEVEQLILHHTQARQFGLFGEARVNVLLLNLALDEKKMQ; translated from the coding sequence ATGAAAAATTTATTTCGTCCTTTATTCGTTTTGTTTGCTGCCCTCACTGTGTTAACGGGGGTTTTGTATCCAGCCGTGGTCACCGGGTTGGGGCGTTTGGCGTTTCCATCGCAAGTGGAGGGTAGCTTGCTGTATCGTGATGGCAAAGTCGTGGGCTCCCAATTAATTGGCCAGCATTTTGATGCTGCTCACTATTTTTGGGGACGTCCTTCGGCGACAGCATCTGTTCCCTATGATGCTCAGTCATCAAGTGGTTCCAATTGGGGACCAACGCATCCTGCGCTAGCGAATGGAGTGAAGGAACGGATCGCTAAATTGCGTGCCAGTGATCCGCAGCAGACCCAACCGGTACCGATTGATTTGGTGACCGCCTCAGCCAGTGGTTTAGATCCAGACATTAGCCTGGCTGCCGCTCAATATCAGGCGCCTCGGGTGGCACGGGCGCGCCATATGTCATTAGCCGAGGTCGAGCAGTTGATTCTGCACCATACTCAGGCGCGGCAGTTTGGCCTATTCGGGGAAGCACGGGTTAATGTATTGCTGTTGAATTTGGCTCTGGACGAGAAAAAAATGCAGTAA
- the kdpB gene encoding potassium-transporting ATPase subunit KdpB: MNHHITTSSMFKLEMILPALIGSFKKLAPRTQLRNPVMFCAYIASVLSTLLWLVALLQSAPTAGFILAVALWLWFTVLFANFAEALAEGRSKAQAASLRGAKRDLMAKQISEPHYGSPHHAVSGSALRKGDLILVEAGDTIAADGEVIVGLASVDESAITGESAPVIREAGGDFSAVTGGTRVLSDWLIVRVMVNPGEAFLDRMIAMVEGAKRQKTPNEIALTILLVALTIVLLLATATLLPFSIFSVQAMQAGQVVSLTALVALFVCLIPTTIGGLLSAIGVAGMSRMMQANVIATSGRAVEAAGDIDVLLLDKTGTITLGNRQATAFCPASGVSEQALAEAAQLASLADETPEGRSIVVLAKQRFNLREREMGALQAAFLPFTAQTRMSGVDLATHQIRKGAADAIHQYLAEGGRSFASGLQATIDEIARRGSTPLVVAEQIEGQRRALGVIELKDIVKGGIKERFSELRKMGIKTVMMTGDNRLTAAAIAAEAGVDDFLAEATPEAKLATIRGFQAEGRLVAMTGDGTNDAPALAQADVAVAMNTGTQAAKEAGNMVDLDSNPTKLIEIVEIGKQMLMTRGALTTFSIANDVAKYFAIIPAAFATTYPQLNALNIMQLASPASAILAAVIFNALIIVALIPLALKGVHYRPLGAAALLRRNLLIYGVGGILTPFVGIKAVDWVLAGLGLA; this comes from the coding sequence ATGAATCATCATATAACGACTTCTTCAATGTTTAAGCTAGAAATGATCCTGCCCGCGCTCATTGGGTCGTTTAAAAAGTTAGCGCCGCGCACGCAATTACGTAATCCAGTGATGTTTTGCGCTTATATCGCTAGTGTCTTAAGCACGCTGCTGTGGCTGGTTGCGCTGCTTCAATCCGCTCCGACGGCGGGCTTTATCTTGGCAGTTGCGCTGTGGCTCTGGTTCACGGTTTTATTTGCGAATTTTGCTGAGGCATTGGCAGAAGGTCGGAGCAAGGCGCAGGCGGCCTCGCTGCGTGGCGCAAAACGCGACTTAATGGCCAAGCAGATCAGTGAGCCTCATTATGGCTCGCCGCATCATGCGGTAAGTGGCAGCGCGCTACGCAAAGGAGATCTGATTTTAGTTGAGGCGGGCGACACGATTGCAGCGGACGGAGAAGTGATTGTAGGCTTGGCTTCAGTAGATGAATCTGCGATTACTGGCGAGTCTGCGCCGGTGATTCGTGAGGCCGGTGGAGATTTTTCAGCCGTGACGGGAGGCACGCGAGTGCTCTCGGATTGGCTCATCGTACGGGTTATGGTGAATCCGGGCGAGGCTTTTCTTGACCGGATGATTGCGATGGTTGAAGGGGCTAAAAGGCAAAAAACGCCGAATGAAATCGCGCTGACGATTCTTTTGGTAGCGCTCACGATCGTGTTGCTATTAGCCACGGCCACCCTCCTTCCTTTTTCGATCTTTAGCGTGCAGGCGATGCAAGCGGGGCAGGTGGTGAGCCTGACGGCACTCGTCGCGCTTTTTGTTTGCTTAATCCCCACTACGATTGGTGGTTTACTCTCAGCCATTGGTGTGGCGGGAATGAGTCGCATGATGCAGGCCAATGTCATTGCGACCTCTGGGCGCGCCGTCGAAGCGGCGGGAGATATTGATGTGTTGCTGTTGGATAAAACCGGCACCATCACGCTGGGCAACCGGCAAGCCACCGCGTTTTGCCCCGCCTCGGGGGTCAGTGAGCAAGCGCTGGCTGAAGCGGCGCAATTGGCCTCGTTGGCGGATGAGACGCCAGAAGGCCGCAGTATCGTGGTGCTGGCTAAACAGCGTTTTAATCTACGTGAGCGTGAGATGGGCGCATTGCAGGCTGCTTTTCTACCCTTTACGGCGCAGACTCGCATGAGCGGCGTAGATTTAGCGACGCATCAGATCCGCAAAGGAGCCGCTGATGCGATCCACCAGTATCTGGCCGAGGGCGGCCGATCCTTTGCATCTGGGTTGCAGGCAACGATTGATGAAATTGCGCGTAGAGGCAGCACGCCCTTGGTGGTTGCTGAGCAAATAGAAGGTCAGCGGCGTGCGCTGGGGGTGATTGAATTAAAAGATATTGTTAAAGGTGGGATTAAAGAACGTTTTTCTGAATTGCGCAAAATGGGGATTAAGACCGTCATGATGACGGGCGATAATCGACTCACCGCGGCGGCGATTGCCGCCGAAGCAGGGGTTGATGATTTTTTGGCGGAAGCCACGCCAGAAGCCAAACTTGCGACTATCCGCGGCTTTCAAGCTGAAGGGCGGCTGGTGGCGATGACGGGCGATGGAACGAATGACGCACCGGCTTTGGCGCAAGCCGATGTCGCGGTCGCCATGAATACGGGTACCCAGGCGGCTAAAGAGGCGGGCAATATGGTGGACCTTGACTCAAACCCAACTAAGTTGATTGAGATCGTTGAAATTGGCAAACAAATGCTCATGACGCGCGGCGCGTTGACCACCTTCTCAATTGCTAATGATGTCGCCAAGTATTTTGCGATTATTCCAGCCGCATTTGCGACCACCTATCCACAGCTTAATGCGCTCAATATCATGCAGTTGGCCAGTCCAGCGTCCGCTATTTTAGCGGCGGTGATCTTCAATGCATTAATTATTGTTGCATTGATTCCACTGGCGTTAAAGGGCGTGCATTACCGCCCGTTAGGCGCTGCGGCTTTACTGCGCCGTAATCTACTGATCTATGGTGTGGGCGGCATCTTGACTCCCTTTGTCGGGATTAAAGCCGTGGATTGGGTGCTCGCTGGGTTGGGACTCGCTTAA
- the kdpA gene encoding potassium-transporting ATPase subunit KdpA, with protein MNTNQIAQIALYLGLLLAMAVPLGRYMAGIMEGTSWVVHRLGRPLEDRVLRLAGIHPRAEMNWRQYAVAVAAFNALGVLALYGLLRMQGLFALSGPQFPAPSAAMAFNIAVSFVTNTNWQNYAGESSMTYLSQMLGLTVQNFLSAATGIAVVFALIRGFARHSAQTIGNFWVDLTRITLYILLPLALIVSVLFMSQGVLQNFSAYRAVSTLQGTTQTLAMGPVASQEAIKLIGTNGGGFFNANSAHPYENPTPLSNLIQTLSILLIPAGLCFSFGRIVGDKRQGWALFAAMALALSAATLAEVVAEQAGNPILTTLGADQKVQAIQPGGNMEGKETRFGITQTGIFTVVTTAASCGAVNAMHDSLTPLGGLIPLLLMQLGEVIFGGVGSGLYGMLIFALLAVFIAGLMIGRTPEYLGKKIEVYEMKMVSIIVLLTPFLVLLGTALAVSVSAGTTALANPGPHGLSEILYAFSSAANNNGSAFAGLSVNTPFYNVATALAMWFGRFAAMIPVLALAGALAAKKRMAASAGTMPTHGPLFVMLLLSTVLLVGTLTYIPALALGPIVEHLIMLSYR; from the coding sequence ATGAATACCAATCAAATTGCGCAAATTGCTCTTTATTTGGGGCTTTTGCTCGCCATGGCAGTTCCTCTTGGGCGCTATATGGCTGGGATTATGGAGGGCACTTCTTGGGTTGTGCATCGCTTGGGCAGACCGCTTGAGGATAGGGTGTTGCGGCTCGCCGGTATCCATCCGCGGGCTGAAATGAATTGGCGGCAGTATGCGGTGGCGGTGGCTGCATTCAATGCGCTGGGGGTCTTGGCATTGTATGGGTTACTGCGCATGCAAGGCCTGTTTGCTCTCAGTGGCCCTCAATTTCCCGCTCCCTCGGCAGCGATGGCTTTTAATATCGCGGTGAGTTTTGTGACCAATACCAATTGGCAAAATTATGCGGGTGAGAGCAGCATGACTTATCTCTCACAAATGTTAGGTCTGACGGTACAAAATTTTTTATCGGCAGCGACGGGAATTGCCGTAGTGTTTGCGCTAATCCGTGGTTTCGCGCGCCATAGCGCACAGACGATTGGAAATTTTTGGGTAGATTTGACGAGAATTACGCTTTATATCTTGTTGCCCCTCGCGCTTATCGTCTCGGTGTTGTTTATGAGCCAAGGCGTGCTACAAAATTTCTCAGCTTACCGTGCCGTGTCTACTCTGCAAGGGACGACGCAGACCCTGGCGATGGGTCCGGTTGCGTCACAAGAAGCCATTAAGCTGATTGGTACCAATGGCGGTGGTTTTTTCAATGCGAATTCTGCGCATCCGTATGAAAACCCAACCCCTTTATCCAATTTGATTCAAACGCTCTCGATTTTATTGATTCCAGCTGGTTTGTGTTTTTCGTTTGGGCGCATCGTGGGCGATAAACGGCAAGGATGGGCCTTATTTGCAGCGATGGCGCTTGCCTTAAGCGCGGCTACTCTGGCTGAAGTCGTGGCAGAGCAGGCGGGCAATCCAATTTTAACTACGCTGGGTGCGGATCAAAAGGTGCAGGCCATTCAGCCAGGCGGCAATATGGAAGGCAAAGAAACGCGCTTTGGGATTACGCAAACCGGTATTTTTACGGTTGTCACCACGGCCGCGTCATGTGGTGCGGTGAATGCGATGCATGACTCTTTAACCCCGTTGGGCGGACTGATTCCACTGTTACTGATGCAGTTAGGTGAGGTGATTTTTGGGGGCGTTGGCTCGGGTCTGTATGGCATGCTGATTTTTGCCTTGCTCGCGGTTTTTATCGCCGGCTTAATGATTGGCCGTACCCCAGAGTATCTCGGCAAAAAGATCGAAGTCTATGAAATGAAAATGGTCTCGATTATCGTCCTGTTGACGCCTTTTTTAGTGTTGCTTGGCACGGCGCTTGCGGTGTCAGTCAGCGCGGGCACCACAGCGCTTGCTAACCCTGGACCCCATGGCTTGTCAGAAATTTTATATGCGTTTAGCTCGGCGGCGAACAATAACGGTAGTGCGTTTGCCGGTCTTTCGGTGAATACTCCTTTTTATAACGTGGCCACGGCGCTTGCGATGTGGTTTGGCCGCTTTGCTGCAATGATTCCAGTGCTGGCATTAGCCGGCGCGCTGGCTGCGAAAAAACGCATGGCAGCCTCAGCCGGCACGATGCCTACGCATGGTCCATTGTTTGTCATGTTATTGCTGAGCACGGTGTTGCTAGTGGGCACCCTCACTTATATACCCGCGTTAGCGCTCGGACCTATCGTCGAGCATTTAATCATGCTTAGCTATCGCTAA
- a CDS encoding c-type cytochrome, which translates to MSETSHDTLIKTPRQLIRVVIASFLIPVVGILLLIEYFDNTYRAGAGTDAMSHTAIAQRIAPIAQLEINEAVAPAFNLAATVTPAQASPATASAAMAALSALPTSSASGSAESANLAQAGKALYTKFCIACHGTGVMDAPKFGDKTAWAPRLKESMETIYNYALHGKGNMLPKGGSNAPDAEVKAAVDYMIHAVK; encoded by the coding sequence ATGAGCGAAACCTCTCACGACACCCTGATTAAAACTCCGCGGCAGCTGATCCGAGTTGTGATTGCCTCTTTTTTAATTCCAGTCGTAGGCATTCTCTTGCTGATTGAATATTTTGATAACACCTATCGCGCAGGCGCAGGCACCGATGCGATGTCGCACACCGCTATCGCTCAGCGCATCGCCCCGATTGCTCAACTTGAGATCAATGAAGCGGTAGCGCCAGCCTTCAATCTGGCCGCAACTGTTACGCCAGCCCAGGCCTCACCCGCTACAGCCTCAGCCGCAATGGCGGCGCTCTCTGCGCTGCCAACCTCATCCGCCTCTGGCAGCGCAGAGAGCGCCAATTTAGCGCAAGCAGGCAAAGCGCTCTACACAAAATTTTGTATTGCCTGCCACGGCACGGGCGTCATGGATGCCCCTAAATTTGGCGATAAAACCGCCTGGGCACCTCGCTTAAAAGAATCGATGGAGACCATCTATAACTACGCGTTGCATGGCAAAGGCAATATGCTGCCTAAAGGCGGCTCAAATGCCCCCGACGCTGAAGTTAAAGCAGCGGTTGATTATATGATTCATGCGGTTAAATAA